A single genomic interval of Salmo trutta chromosome 13, fSalTru1.1, whole genome shotgun sequence harbors:
- the nlrx1 gene encoding NLR family member X1 isoform X2, translating to MLDRLRGPQEEMARHTRYVNLSRLASRVLTYRKMSSCHRQLRLPGGLWRRLKYSSYSASGFHSRFFCSSLVHNQTDPIEIHKKKLTLWFSHLPQEEKQFGDYFTPETMHVEPLILERKPEERKGPLITPLLKPSQASQSASVTVEQLFEPTQQGGRERGLNVLLYGAVGTGKSTVVRKLVLDWCAGLTLNQFKLLVPFSCEDLSQLSKSTSLRDLVSRKYLHLKNIPLLSGQSDQAKDVLFLFNGMEKMKLDFRISSTELCSDPNEALPSEAVVVNLLRKYLLPEASILVTTRLSALDHIPTKYVKRYAQIYGFNDPDRQRAYFTSRLLQQIGEKPRNQEAHALIELLYLNLQRESQLAAACFLPSYCWLTCAILHFLHFTDVQAPIRTLTGIYTSFLRLNFGGEVLDMGGSVSSLDDQNSLMLYVVRTVGKLAFDGVSKKRTSFSEEELEQFVGGKTKTDEELRQLAVFRTDVLDFFLVPCVETKRSELDEKEKRYVFAIPAMQEYLAALYVVLGENKTALEKLSKEVTMVIGQVGEDVNTLISIISKFIPLRVFAVFNLLKLFPSLFEKISSRSKGRIARTMAAEMFRSEDSFNEDVLDQVEQSLLGVHGPQPQERLDSRAFELYPIFMGGLLHYENRVLLEQLGCSIKSTTVAQITRTLKRHLAAEIVKWQPPEELMDLLLLLYEFQNPRLTAEVLLSIRSIKLSTVRMTPLKCFVLSSVLACAPTRYHLEELDLSSCHLTNDLLTMLWPAFRHTHNLNLQFNSLGPESCILLRDLLLDPNSTIRSLHLCDNPLLESGARCLLDALLGNQSLRQLSLMHTGMGDKGACELAERLNHHTGLQELNVAYNNIGDNAALTLVDACREHPSIHTVHLYLNPLSNVGKQSLYVRGVPPEQGGTGRRVKVLASVTEGSDISEDWHPILSVISKNASSWESERVREQLQIFLRDLEWGRKQAPSFWKKMHFRRVEKGVRQTLQMLQKDIPTKTGGSTK from the exons ATGTTGGATCGGCTCAGGGGTCCTCAGGAGGAGATGGCGAGGCACACTCGAT ATGTGAACCTCAGCCGACTCGCAAGCAGAGTCCTCACTTATAGGAAGATGAGCTCATGTCACAG ACAGCTGAGGCTTCCAGGAGGACTATGGAGGAGGTTGAAATACTCCTCCTATTCAGCCAGTGGAtttcattcaaggtttttttgcTCCAGTCTAGTCCATAATCAAACAG ATCCCATTGAGATCCACAAGAAGAAGTTGACCTTATGGTTCAGCCACCTACCTCAGGAAGAGAAGCAGTTCGGGGACTACTTCACCCCCGAGACCATGCACGTGGAGCCACTCATTCTGGAGAGGAAGCCAGAAGAGAGGAAAGGGCCCTTAATCACCCCCCTCCTCAAGCCATCCCAGGCCTCCCAGAGTGCCTCGGTCACCGTGGAGCAGCTCTTTGAGCCCACTCAGCAAGGAGGCAGGGAGCGGGGTCTTAACGTGCTGCTGTACGGGGCAGTCGGGACAGGGAAGAGCACAGTGGTGCGGAAGCTGGTTCTAGACTGGTGTGCCGGGCTCACTTTGAACCAGTTCAAACTACTGGTGCCCTTCTCCTGCGAGGACCTCTCCCAGTTATCCAAGTCCACATCTCTGAGAGACCTAGTCAGCAGGAAATACCTGCACCTGAAAAATATCCCCTTGCTGAGTGGACAGAGCGACCAGGCCAAGGATGTGCTGTTTCTGTTTAACGGCATGGAGAAGATGAAACTGGACTTCCGCATTAGCTCCACGGAGCTGTGCAGCGACCCCAACGAGGCCCTCCCCTCCGAGGCAGTGGTGGTGAACCTGCTCAGGAAGTACCTTCTGCCTGAG GCCAGTATTTTGGTCACCACCAGGTTGTCTGCCCTTGACCACATCCCTACAAAGTATGTGAAACGCTACGCACAGATATATGGCTTTAATGACCCAGATCGCCAGCGAGCATACTTCACAAGCCGACTGCTGCAACAGATTGGAGAGAAGCCGAGAAACCAGGAGGCCCACGCCCTCATCGAGCTGCTTTACCTcaacctacagagagagagccagtTGGCGGCTGCCTGCTTTTTACCTTCCTATTGCTGGCTGACTTGTGCCATCCTCCACTTTTTACATTTCACCGACGTCCAGGCACCCATACGTACACTAACTGGTATCTATACCAGCTTCCTGAGACTCAACTTTGGAGGGGAGGTGCTGGACATGGGTGGGAGTGTATCTTCTCTAGATGACCAGAACTCGTTGATGCTCTATGTAGTCCGCACTGTGGGCAAACTGGCCTTTGACGGAGTCTCCAAAAAGCGCACTTCCTTCTCCGAGGAGGAACTGGAACAGTTTGTGGGGGGTAAGACCAAAACAGATGAGGAACTGCGTCAGCTGGCCGTGTTCCGCACTGACGTCCTCGACTTCTTCCTGGTGCCCTGCGTCGAGACCAAAAGGTCAGAGCTTGATGAAAAGGAGAAGCGCTACGTGTTTGCCATTCCCGCCATGCAAGAGTACCTGGCTGCCCTGTACGTCGTCCTCGGCGAGAACAAGACGGCTCTGGAGAAGCTGAGCAAAGAGGTGACCATGGTCATCGGCCAAGTGGGCGAAGATGTCAACACCCTCATCAGCATCATCTCCAAGTTCATCCCTCTCAGGGTCTTTGCTGTTTTCAACCTGCTCAAACTCTTTCCCAGCCTGTTTGAAAAGATCAGCAGCCGCAGCAAGGGCCGCATCGCCCGCACCATGGCGGCAGAGATGTTCCGCAGCGAGGACAGCTTCAACGAGGACGTGCTGGACCAAGTGGAGCAGAGCCTGCTGGGAGTTCACGGCCCCCAGCCCCAGGAGCGCCTGGATAGCCGGGCCTTCGAGCTCTACCCCATCTTCATGGGCGGCCTGCTTCACTATGAGAACCGGGTTCTGCTGGAGCAGCTGGGCTGCAGCATCAAAAGCACCACGGTGGCTCAGATCACACGGACTCTCAAGAGGCACTTGGCGGCGGAGATCGTGAAGTGGCAGCCCCCCGAGGAGCTCATGGACCTGCTGCTGCTCCTCTACGAGTTCCAGAACCCCCGGCTCACGGCAGAGGTCCTGCTCTCCATCCGCAGCATCAAGCTGTCCACCGTGCGCATGACGCCCCTCAAATGCTTTGTCCTGAGCTCTGTGCTGGCCTGCGCACCCACGAGGTACCACCTGGAGGAGCTGGACCTTTCTTCCTGTCACCTGACCAACGACCTGCTGACCATGCTGTGGCCCGCCTTCCGCCACACGCACAACCTCAA TCTCCAGTTTAATAGCCTGGGTCCTGAGTCCTGCATTCTCCTGAGAGATCTACTACTTGACCCCAACAGTACTATTAGATCTCTACA CCTGTGTGATAATCCACTGTTAGAGTCCGGGGCTCGCTGTCTGCTGGACGCCCTGCTAGGGAACCAGTCTCtcagacagctgtccctgatgcACACGGGCATGGGCGACAAGGGGGCCTGCGAGCTGGCCGAGAGGCTCAACCATCACACGGGCCTGCAGGAGCTCAATGTGGCCTACAACAACATCGGGGACAACGCTGCTCTGACCCTGGTGGACGCCTGCAGAGAGCACCCCAGCATCCACACTGTGCA CTTGTACCTGAATCCTCTCAGCAATGTGGGGAAGCAGTCCTTGTACGTGCGAGGAGTCCCGCCGGAGCAGGGCGGCACGGGGCGGCGCGTGAAGGTGCTGGCCTCGGTCACCGAGGGCTCGGACATCTCAGAGGACTGGCACCCCATTCTGAGCGTCATCAGTAAGAACGCCTCGTCCTGGGAGAGCGAACGCGTCAGGGAACAGCTGCAGATCTTCCTCCGAGACCTGGAGTGGGGTAGGAAGCAGGCACCAAGCTTCTGGAAAAAGATGCACTTCCGCAGGGTGGAGAAGGGCGTTAGGCAGACGCTGCAGATGCTTCAGAAGGACATCCCGACGAAGACCGGTGGGAGTACCAAGTAA
- the nlrx1 gene encoding NLR family member X1 isoform X3: MWQCWIGSGVLRRRWRGTLDVLPKSNISILQRDVNLSRLASRVLTYRKMSSCHRQLRLPGGLWRRLKYSSYSASGFHSRFFCSSLVHNQTDPIEIHKKKLTLWFSHLPQEEKQFGDYFTPETMHVEPLILERKPEERKGPLITPLLKPSQASQSASVTVEQLFEPTQQGGRERGLNVLLYGAVGTGKSTVVRKLVLDWCAGLTLNQFKLLVPFSCEDLSQLSKSTSLRDLVSRKYLHLKNIPLLSGQSDQAKDVLFLFNGMEKMKLDFRISSTELCSDPNEALPSEAVVVNLLRKYLLPEASILVTTRLSALDHIPTKYVKRYAQIYGFNDPDRQRAYFTSRLLQQIGEKPRNQEAHALIELLYLNLQRESQLAAACFLPSYCWLTCAILHFLHFTDVQAPIRTLTGIYTSFLRLNFGGEVLDMGGSVSSLDDQNSLMLYVVRTVGKLAFDGVSKKRTSFSEEELEQFVGGKTKTDEELRQLAVFRTDVLDFFLVPCVETKRSELDEKEKRYVFAIPAMQEYLAALYVVLGENKTALEKLSKEVTMVIGQVGEDVNTLISIISKFIPLRVFAVFNLLKLFPSLFEKISSRSKGRIARTMAAEMFRSEDSFNEDVLDQVEQSLLGVHGPQPQERLDSRAFELYPIFMGGLLHYENRVLLEQLGCSIKSTTVAQITRTLKRHLAAEIVKWQPPEELMDLLLLLYEFQNPRLTAEVLLSIRSIKLSTVRMTPLKCFVLSSVLACAPTRYHLEELDLSSCHLTNDLLTMLWPAFRHTHNLNLQFNSLGPESCILLRDLLLDPNSTIRSLQ, translated from the exons ATGTGGCAATGTTGGATCGGCTCAGGGGTCCTCAGGAGGAGATGGCGAGGCACACTCGATGTACTCCCCAAATCTAACATCTCTATTTTACAAAGAG ATGTGAACCTCAGCCGACTCGCAAGCAGAGTCCTCACTTATAGGAAGATGAGCTCATGTCACAG ACAGCTGAGGCTTCCAGGAGGACTATGGAGGAGGTTGAAATACTCCTCCTATTCAGCCAGTGGAtttcattcaaggtttttttgcTCCAGTCTAGTCCATAATCAAACAG ATCCCATTGAGATCCACAAGAAGAAGTTGACCTTATGGTTCAGCCACCTACCTCAGGAAGAGAAGCAGTTCGGGGACTACTTCACCCCCGAGACCATGCACGTGGAGCCACTCATTCTGGAGAGGAAGCCAGAAGAGAGGAAAGGGCCCTTAATCACCCCCCTCCTCAAGCCATCCCAGGCCTCCCAGAGTGCCTCGGTCACCGTGGAGCAGCTCTTTGAGCCCACTCAGCAAGGAGGCAGGGAGCGGGGTCTTAACGTGCTGCTGTACGGGGCAGTCGGGACAGGGAAGAGCACAGTGGTGCGGAAGCTGGTTCTAGACTGGTGTGCCGGGCTCACTTTGAACCAGTTCAAACTACTGGTGCCCTTCTCCTGCGAGGACCTCTCCCAGTTATCCAAGTCCACATCTCTGAGAGACCTAGTCAGCAGGAAATACCTGCACCTGAAAAATATCCCCTTGCTGAGTGGACAGAGCGACCAGGCCAAGGATGTGCTGTTTCTGTTTAACGGCATGGAGAAGATGAAACTGGACTTCCGCATTAGCTCCACGGAGCTGTGCAGCGACCCCAACGAGGCCCTCCCCTCCGAGGCAGTGGTGGTGAACCTGCTCAGGAAGTACCTTCTGCCTGAG GCCAGTATTTTGGTCACCACCAGGTTGTCTGCCCTTGACCACATCCCTACAAAGTATGTGAAACGCTACGCACAGATATATGGCTTTAATGACCCAGATCGCCAGCGAGCATACTTCACAAGCCGACTGCTGCAACAGATTGGAGAGAAGCCGAGAAACCAGGAGGCCCACGCCCTCATCGAGCTGCTTTACCTcaacctacagagagagagccagtTGGCGGCTGCCTGCTTTTTACCTTCCTATTGCTGGCTGACTTGTGCCATCCTCCACTTTTTACATTTCACCGACGTCCAGGCACCCATACGTACACTAACTGGTATCTATACCAGCTTCCTGAGACTCAACTTTGGAGGGGAGGTGCTGGACATGGGTGGGAGTGTATCTTCTCTAGATGACCAGAACTCGTTGATGCTCTATGTAGTCCGCACTGTGGGCAAACTGGCCTTTGACGGAGTCTCCAAAAAGCGCACTTCCTTCTCCGAGGAGGAACTGGAACAGTTTGTGGGGGGTAAGACCAAAACAGATGAGGAACTGCGTCAGCTGGCCGTGTTCCGCACTGACGTCCTCGACTTCTTCCTGGTGCCCTGCGTCGAGACCAAAAGGTCAGAGCTTGATGAAAAGGAGAAGCGCTACGTGTTTGCCATTCCCGCCATGCAAGAGTACCTGGCTGCCCTGTACGTCGTCCTCGGCGAGAACAAGACGGCTCTGGAGAAGCTGAGCAAAGAGGTGACCATGGTCATCGGCCAAGTGGGCGAAGATGTCAACACCCTCATCAGCATCATCTCCAAGTTCATCCCTCTCAGGGTCTTTGCTGTTTTCAACCTGCTCAAACTCTTTCCCAGCCTGTTTGAAAAGATCAGCAGCCGCAGCAAGGGCCGCATCGCCCGCACCATGGCGGCAGAGATGTTCCGCAGCGAGGACAGCTTCAACGAGGACGTGCTGGACCAAGTGGAGCAGAGCCTGCTGGGAGTTCACGGCCCCCAGCCCCAGGAGCGCCTGGATAGCCGGGCCTTCGAGCTCTACCCCATCTTCATGGGCGGCCTGCTTCACTATGAGAACCGGGTTCTGCTGGAGCAGCTGGGCTGCAGCATCAAAAGCACCACGGTGGCTCAGATCACACGGACTCTCAAGAGGCACTTGGCGGCGGAGATCGTGAAGTGGCAGCCCCCCGAGGAGCTCATGGACCTGCTGCTGCTCCTCTACGAGTTCCAGAACCCCCGGCTCACGGCAGAGGTCCTGCTCTCCATCCGCAGCATCAAGCTGTCCACCGTGCGCATGACGCCCCTCAAATGCTTTGTCCTGAGCTCTGTGCTGGCCTGCGCACCCACGAGGTACCACCTGGAGGAGCTGGACCTTTCTTCCTGTCACCTGACCAACGACCTGCTGACCATGCTGTGGCCCGCCTTCCGCCACACGCACAACCTCAA TCTCCAGTTTAATAGCCTGGGTCCTGAGTCCTGCATTCTCCTGAGAGATCTACTACTTGACCCCAACAGTACTATTAGATCTCTACAGTAA
- the nlrx1 gene encoding NLR family member X1 isoform X1 produces the protein MWQCWIGSGVLRRRWRGTLDVLPKSNISILQRDVNLSRLASRVLTYRKMSSCHRQLRLPGGLWRRLKYSSYSASGFHSRFFCSSLVHNQTDPIEIHKKKLTLWFSHLPQEEKQFGDYFTPETMHVEPLILERKPEERKGPLITPLLKPSQASQSASVTVEQLFEPTQQGGRERGLNVLLYGAVGTGKSTVVRKLVLDWCAGLTLNQFKLLVPFSCEDLSQLSKSTSLRDLVSRKYLHLKNIPLLSGQSDQAKDVLFLFNGMEKMKLDFRISSTELCSDPNEALPSEAVVVNLLRKYLLPEASILVTTRLSALDHIPTKYVKRYAQIYGFNDPDRQRAYFTSRLLQQIGEKPRNQEAHALIELLYLNLQRESQLAAACFLPSYCWLTCAILHFLHFTDVQAPIRTLTGIYTSFLRLNFGGEVLDMGGSVSSLDDQNSLMLYVVRTVGKLAFDGVSKKRTSFSEEELEQFVGGKTKTDEELRQLAVFRTDVLDFFLVPCVETKRSELDEKEKRYVFAIPAMQEYLAALYVVLGENKTALEKLSKEVTMVIGQVGEDVNTLISIISKFIPLRVFAVFNLLKLFPSLFEKISSRSKGRIARTMAAEMFRSEDSFNEDVLDQVEQSLLGVHGPQPQERLDSRAFELYPIFMGGLLHYENRVLLEQLGCSIKSTTVAQITRTLKRHLAAEIVKWQPPEELMDLLLLLYEFQNPRLTAEVLLSIRSIKLSTVRMTPLKCFVLSSVLACAPTRYHLEELDLSSCHLTNDLLTMLWPAFRHTHNLNLQFNSLGPESCILLRDLLLDPNSTIRSLHLCDNPLLESGARCLLDALLGNQSLRQLSLMHTGMGDKGACELAERLNHHTGLQELNVAYNNIGDNAALTLVDACREHPSIHTVHLYLNPLSNVGKQSLYVRGVPPEQGGTGRRVKVLASVTEGSDISEDWHPILSVISKNASSWESERVREQLQIFLRDLEWGRKQAPSFWKKMHFRRVEKGVRQTLQMLQKDIPTKTGGSTK, from the exons ATGTGGCAATGTTGGATCGGCTCAGGGGTCCTCAGGAGGAGATGGCGAGGCACACTCGATGTACTCCCCAAATCTAACATCTCTATTTTACAAAGAG ATGTGAACCTCAGCCGACTCGCAAGCAGAGTCCTCACTTATAGGAAGATGAGCTCATGTCACAG ACAGCTGAGGCTTCCAGGAGGACTATGGAGGAGGTTGAAATACTCCTCCTATTCAGCCAGTGGAtttcattcaaggtttttttgcTCCAGTCTAGTCCATAATCAAACAG ATCCCATTGAGATCCACAAGAAGAAGTTGACCTTATGGTTCAGCCACCTACCTCAGGAAGAGAAGCAGTTCGGGGACTACTTCACCCCCGAGACCATGCACGTGGAGCCACTCATTCTGGAGAGGAAGCCAGAAGAGAGGAAAGGGCCCTTAATCACCCCCCTCCTCAAGCCATCCCAGGCCTCCCAGAGTGCCTCGGTCACCGTGGAGCAGCTCTTTGAGCCCACTCAGCAAGGAGGCAGGGAGCGGGGTCTTAACGTGCTGCTGTACGGGGCAGTCGGGACAGGGAAGAGCACAGTGGTGCGGAAGCTGGTTCTAGACTGGTGTGCCGGGCTCACTTTGAACCAGTTCAAACTACTGGTGCCCTTCTCCTGCGAGGACCTCTCCCAGTTATCCAAGTCCACATCTCTGAGAGACCTAGTCAGCAGGAAATACCTGCACCTGAAAAATATCCCCTTGCTGAGTGGACAGAGCGACCAGGCCAAGGATGTGCTGTTTCTGTTTAACGGCATGGAGAAGATGAAACTGGACTTCCGCATTAGCTCCACGGAGCTGTGCAGCGACCCCAACGAGGCCCTCCCCTCCGAGGCAGTGGTGGTGAACCTGCTCAGGAAGTACCTTCTGCCTGAG GCCAGTATTTTGGTCACCACCAGGTTGTCTGCCCTTGACCACATCCCTACAAAGTATGTGAAACGCTACGCACAGATATATGGCTTTAATGACCCAGATCGCCAGCGAGCATACTTCACAAGCCGACTGCTGCAACAGATTGGAGAGAAGCCGAGAAACCAGGAGGCCCACGCCCTCATCGAGCTGCTTTACCTcaacctacagagagagagccagtTGGCGGCTGCCTGCTTTTTACCTTCCTATTGCTGGCTGACTTGTGCCATCCTCCACTTTTTACATTTCACCGACGTCCAGGCACCCATACGTACACTAACTGGTATCTATACCAGCTTCCTGAGACTCAACTTTGGAGGGGAGGTGCTGGACATGGGTGGGAGTGTATCTTCTCTAGATGACCAGAACTCGTTGATGCTCTATGTAGTCCGCACTGTGGGCAAACTGGCCTTTGACGGAGTCTCCAAAAAGCGCACTTCCTTCTCCGAGGAGGAACTGGAACAGTTTGTGGGGGGTAAGACCAAAACAGATGAGGAACTGCGTCAGCTGGCCGTGTTCCGCACTGACGTCCTCGACTTCTTCCTGGTGCCCTGCGTCGAGACCAAAAGGTCAGAGCTTGATGAAAAGGAGAAGCGCTACGTGTTTGCCATTCCCGCCATGCAAGAGTACCTGGCTGCCCTGTACGTCGTCCTCGGCGAGAACAAGACGGCTCTGGAGAAGCTGAGCAAAGAGGTGACCATGGTCATCGGCCAAGTGGGCGAAGATGTCAACACCCTCATCAGCATCATCTCCAAGTTCATCCCTCTCAGGGTCTTTGCTGTTTTCAACCTGCTCAAACTCTTTCCCAGCCTGTTTGAAAAGATCAGCAGCCGCAGCAAGGGCCGCATCGCCCGCACCATGGCGGCAGAGATGTTCCGCAGCGAGGACAGCTTCAACGAGGACGTGCTGGACCAAGTGGAGCAGAGCCTGCTGGGAGTTCACGGCCCCCAGCCCCAGGAGCGCCTGGATAGCCGGGCCTTCGAGCTCTACCCCATCTTCATGGGCGGCCTGCTTCACTATGAGAACCGGGTTCTGCTGGAGCAGCTGGGCTGCAGCATCAAAAGCACCACGGTGGCTCAGATCACACGGACTCTCAAGAGGCACTTGGCGGCGGAGATCGTGAAGTGGCAGCCCCCCGAGGAGCTCATGGACCTGCTGCTGCTCCTCTACGAGTTCCAGAACCCCCGGCTCACGGCAGAGGTCCTGCTCTCCATCCGCAGCATCAAGCTGTCCACCGTGCGCATGACGCCCCTCAAATGCTTTGTCCTGAGCTCTGTGCTGGCCTGCGCACCCACGAGGTACCACCTGGAGGAGCTGGACCTTTCTTCCTGTCACCTGACCAACGACCTGCTGACCATGCTGTGGCCCGCCTTCCGCCACACGCACAACCTCAA TCTCCAGTTTAATAGCCTGGGTCCTGAGTCCTGCATTCTCCTGAGAGATCTACTACTTGACCCCAACAGTACTATTAGATCTCTACA CCTGTGTGATAATCCACTGTTAGAGTCCGGGGCTCGCTGTCTGCTGGACGCCCTGCTAGGGAACCAGTCTCtcagacagctgtccctgatgcACACGGGCATGGGCGACAAGGGGGCCTGCGAGCTGGCCGAGAGGCTCAACCATCACACGGGCCTGCAGGAGCTCAATGTGGCCTACAACAACATCGGGGACAACGCTGCTCTGACCCTGGTGGACGCCTGCAGAGAGCACCCCAGCATCCACACTGTGCA CTTGTACCTGAATCCTCTCAGCAATGTGGGGAAGCAGTCCTTGTACGTGCGAGGAGTCCCGCCGGAGCAGGGCGGCACGGGGCGGCGCGTGAAGGTGCTGGCCTCGGTCACCGAGGGCTCGGACATCTCAGAGGACTGGCACCCCATTCTGAGCGTCATCAGTAAGAACGCCTCGTCCTGGGAGAGCGAACGCGTCAGGGAACAGCTGCAGATCTTCCTCCGAGACCTGGAGTGGGGTAGGAAGCAGGCACCAAGCTTCTGGAAAAAGATGCACTTCCGCAGGGTGGAGAAGGGCGTTAGGCAGACGCTGCAGATGCTTCAGAAGGACATCCCGACGAAGACCGGTGGGAGTACCAAGTAA